The window CTACCGGTTTCTAATTTACAAGCAACCATAGTAATATAACCTAAACGCTCTAAAACTTTGTAATGTGTAACGGCTGGTTTTCCATTTTCTGCTTCGTCACCCAAATACACGGTATTTTGCAATCTATTTTTTTGGTGTCTACCAATATTACCTTCTATAGTGCCTTCGTCTTCATCCATATTTCCCCAAACTAACGCTACGTATTCGCGCTCGCTAGTTTTTTTGGCAAATTGACTAGAAAGATGCGCCATGGCTTCTTCGGTTTTAGCAACGACAAGAAGTCCGCTAGTATCTTTATCAATTCTATGTACCAATCCTGGACGTTCACTAGAGTTATTTGGCAGATTATCAAATCTGTGAATAAGTGCATTGATAAGCGTTCCTGAATAATTACCGTGCCCTGGATGCACCACCATTCCTGCTGGTTTGTTTACCACTAGCAGTTCGTCATCTTCATACACAACATCTAATGGAATATCTTCACCTACCAAAAGGTTTTCAAAAGGTGGATGCGCAAATTTAACACGAATCTGATCTAAAGGCTTTACTTTGTAGCTTGATTTTACAGCTTCGCCATTAACAAAAATATTACCGTTTTTGGCTGCTGTTTGAATTTTGTTACGAATGGCATTCTCTATGCGATTCATTAAATATTTGTCTATTCGTAAAGGCGCTTGTCCTTTATCTACAGTAAAAGCATGATGCTCATAAAGATCATCTTGTTCGTTCTGGCTTTCTGGTGTGTAATCTTCTATCATTATTCGTTTTGTCTTTCGACTGTGCTTAAGATAAACATAAGCGATTATCTTGTA is drawn from Lacinutrix sp. WUR7 and contains these coding sequences:
- a CDS encoding RluA family pseudouridine synthase — encoded protein: MIEDYTPESQNEQDDLYEHHAFTVDKGQAPLRIDKYLMNRIENAIRNKIQTAAKNGNIFVNGEAVKSSYKVKPLDQIRVKFAHPPFENLLVGEDIPLDVVYEDDELLVVNKPAGMVVHPGHGNYSGTLINALIHRFDNLPNNSSERPGLVHRIDKDTSGLLVVAKTEEAMAHLSSQFAKKTSEREYVALVWGNMDEDEGTIEGNIGRHQKNRLQNTVYLGDEAENGKPAVTHYKVLERLGYITMVACKLETGRTHQIRVHMKHIGHTLFNDERYGGNLILKGTTFTKYKQFVDNCFKILPRQALHAKTLGFVHPKTNEFMSFESEIPEDIQQCIEKWRHYSKHVDH